One Sediminibacillus dalangtanensis genomic region harbors:
- a CDS encoding STAS domain-containing protein, translating to MRFEGQDVIIFWIETAMKSFVDTIEEVSGNDAANVVMETAGFRMGNIVSDFFKQDCINNVINSFPDIYAAAGWCDLEIVDFSEEEKTAVIRVRNSWEYKVNKVQGKQKMSTFLPGHFAGTLTGLFEQNTGFSVVKSQLEGDEYDEIHYYPSEGHPVRDIHQFTRIKEQEEIKRLENMVEERTETLTTLVKEISSPLIPVLDGIVVMPLIGKYDETRADDLLSRTMKNLPEYQANFLILDVTGLDDDLDAYSITLLQSLTHSSELLGTKSAIVGISPNLSMKLIEAKVDMKGLNCFSTLKHAIHFALAQEGKQIIG from the coding sequence ATGAGATTTGAAGGACAGGATGTTATTATATTCTGGATCGAAACGGCGATGAAGTCGTTTGTTGATACAATAGAGGAAGTGTCCGGCAACGATGCAGCCAACGTGGTGATGGAAACAGCCGGTTTCAGAATGGGAAACATCGTCAGTGATTTTTTTAAACAAGATTGCATAAATAATGTGATTAACTCTTTTCCGGACATTTATGCCGCTGCAGGCTGGTGTGATTTGGAAATTGTCGATTTTTCAGAAGAAGAAAAAACGGCTGTCATTCGGGTGAGAAACAGCTGGGAGTACAAGGTAAACAAGGTGCAGGGAAAACAGAAAATGAGTACCTTTTTACCTGGACATTTTGCTGGTACATTGACCGGTCTGTTCGAGCAAAATACCGGTTTCTCGGTGGTGAAAAGCCAACTGGAAGGCGATGAATATGACGAAATTCATTACTACCCTTCTGAAGGGCATCCAGTCAGGGACATTCATCAATTCACAAGGATAAAGGAGCAAGAGGAAATAAAACGTCTGGAAAATATGGTCGAGGAGAGGACGGAAACGTTAACCACCCTTGTTAAAGAAATCTCTTCCCCGTTGATCCCCGTACTGGATGGGATTGTGGTGATGCCGCTGATCGGCAAATATGATGAGACCAGAGCCGATGATTTGTTGAGCAGAACAATGAAAAACTTACCGGAATACCAAGCCAATTTTTTAATCCTCGATGTAACGGGATTGGATGACGATTTGGATGCATATTCCATTACCCTTCTGCAAAGTTTGACCCATTCTTCCGAATTGCTGGGGACCAAGAGTGCTATTGTCGGTATTTCCCCGAATTTGAGCATGAAGTTGATCGAGGCTAAGGTTGATATGAAGGGTTTAAACTGTTTCTCTACGTTAAAACATGCGATTCACTTTGCACTGGCCCAGGAAGGGAAACAGATTATTGGTTAA
- the mug gene encoding G/U mismatch-specific DNA glycosylase, translating to MEPIPDHLRKHLKILFVGFNPSIKSSETGHHYANPNNRFWTILYRSGLTPVKLSAQEDARLLEYGYGLTNIVSRPTKEAADITKAEYQRGRVDLLDKITRYHPKVVCFVGKGVYQEFSQKRQVPWGMQDDPVSSSYEFVAPSSSGLVRMKLDEITAIYQKLTEVLKKGDGHQWN from the coding sequence TTGGAACCAATTCCTGATCATTTACGGAAACATTTGAAAATCCTGTTTGTAGGGTTTAATCCTAGTATTAAGTCATCTGAAACAGGTCATCATTATGCTAATCCAAACAACCGCTTCTGGACCATTCTCTATCGATCCGGACTGACACCTGTTAAGCTTTCCGCACAGGAAGATGCCCGGCTGCTGGAATATGGATATGGGTTAACAAACATCGTCTCGCGGCCGACAAAGGAAGCGGCTGATATAACGAAAGCGGAGTATCAGCGGGGAAGGGTGGATTTGCTGGATAAAATAACCCGTTATCATCCCAAAGTTGTTTGTTTTGTCGGGAAGGGAGTTTATCAGGAGTTTAGTCAGAAACGGCAGGTTCCTTGGGGAATGCAGGATGATCCTGTAAGCAGCAGCTATGAATTTGTAGCTCCGTCTTCGAGCGGCCTGGTCAGAATGAAACTGGACGAAATTACAGCTATTTATCAAAAATTGACAGAAGTATTGAAGAAAGGGGATGGCCACCAATGGAATTAG
- a CDS encoding (S)-benzoin forming benzil reductase has product MELAIVTGASRGLGAALTKRLLLQGTNVIGISRQDNQELQEIAKQNQLQYQYYKCDLADIKDVEKVFEQVANKAFNGTFEKVYLINNAGVVSPIDTAGNYDTATLSNHIQVNQLAPMTTTNLLIAEAEKSSLPLVVVNVTSGAANRSVYGWSAYSSTKAALNRFTQTVALEQSAKETGNKAILYDPGKMDTDMQGTIRSSSEEQFQDVEQFKQLKQANQLRGAEIVADHLVSVINLGVRLENGKMYSIKDAD; this is encoded by the coding sequence ATGGAATTAGCTATCGTCACGGGAGCATCACGCGGTCTTGGCGCAGCTTTGACTAAGAGACTTTTGTTGCAAGGAACAAATGTCATCGGTATTTCACGACAGGATAATCAGGAGTTGCAGGAAATTGCTAAACAAAACCAGCTTCAGTATCAGTATTACAAATGTGATTTAGCCGACATCAAGGATGTTGAAAAAGTTTTTGAGCAGGTAGCAAATAAGGCTTTTAACGGTACCTTTGAAAAGGTTTATTTAATTAATAACGCTGGAGTAGTCAGTCCGATCGATACTGCCGGTAATTATGATACGGCTACTTTAAGCAATCATATCCAAGTTAATCAATTGGCTCCTATGACGACGACCAACTTACTGATTGCTGAGGCAGAAAAATCGTCTCTTCCACTAGTTGTAGTCAATGTCACTTCTGGTGCAGCGAATCGTTCTGTCTATGGCTGGAGTGCGTACAGCAGTACAAAAGCCGCGCTCAATCGATTTACGCAGACGGTCGCTCTCGAACAGAGTGCAAAAGAAACAGGAAATAAAGCCATATTGTATGACCCTGGCAAAATGGATACGGACATGCAAGGAACGATTCGCTCTTCCAGTGAAGAGCAATTCCAGGATGTGGAACAGTTCAAGCAATTGAAACAAGCCAATCAGTTACGGGGAGCAGAAATTGTCGCAGACCATCTGGTTTCCGTGATAAACCTCGGAGTCCGGCTGGAAAATGGTAAGATGTACAGTATCAAGGACGCTGATTAA
- a CDS encoding aconitate hydratase produces the protein MALNVAQKLMKDHLVSGKMEAGEEIGLKIDQTLTQDATGTLVMLELEAMGIDRVKTEASAQYVDHNLIQVDHKNPDDHLFLESATRRFGVHFSKPGNGVSHPVHMQRIGKPGKTMVGSDSHTCAAGSIGMLAMGAGGMEVALAMAGQPFYVKMPKIWGVNLTGELPDWVSAKDVILELLRRHGVKGGVGKIIEFYGPGVSQLGAMDRHVIANMGAELGATTTVFPSDEEVRKFLEMEERGEDWVELKADKDASYDLEEEINLSMLEPLIAKPSSPGNVVPVREVAGEPIYQAYIGSSANPGYRDVAIVAEILKGKQVSNSVSLDINPASRQLLSDMTKSGLLFELIQAGGRLHQAGCNGCIGMGQAPATGRNSLRTTPRNFPGRSGTKEDSVFLCSPETAAASALTGKITDPRDLDMEYPKVELPDKPTINNELLEEPLPLEEARKTELVKGPNISKIPEFEALPDEMELPVLFKVGDDISTDEILAGGGRVLPYRSNLEEISKFTFEILDGTYYERAMETRDAGGHVIIGGSNYGQGSSREHAALAPRYLGLRFVIVKDYARIHWQNLVNFGVLPLEFVHDEDYDMLEQGDVLRVKNLHRTLPATNALEVEVKGKGPIEAKHSLSKRQIDVMLHGGLINWVKQGKAKNS, from the coding sequence ATGGCACTTAACGTTGCGCAAAAATTGATGAAGGATCATTTGGTATCAGGAAAGATGGAAGCGGGAGAAGAAATTGGACTGAAAATTGATCAAACCTTGACCCAGGATGCAACAGGGACACTGGTTATGCTTGAACTGGAAGCTATGGGGATAGACCGAGTGAAAACGGAAGCCTCTGCGCAGTATGTCGATCATAATCTTATCCAGGTCGACCATAAGAATCCGGATGACCATTTATTCCTGGAAAGTGCAACAAGAAGATTCGGAGTCCACTTCAGCAAACCAGGAAACGGGGTGAGCCATCCGGTTCATATGCAGCGAATTGGGAAGCCGGGAAAAACGATGGTGGGCTCAGATAGCCATACCTGTGCTGCAGGATCAATTGGTATGCTGGCAATGGGAGCAGGTGGTATGGAAGTCGCGCTTGCCATGGCTGGCCAGCCATTCTACGTGAAAATGCCGAAAATATGGGGCGTGAACCTTACTGGTGAATTGCCGGACTGGGTAAGCGCCAAGGATGTTATCCTGGAACTGTTAAGAAGGCATGGTGTAAAAGGCGGTGTTGGAAAAATTATTGAGTTTTATGGACCTGGAGTCAGTCAACTCGGGGCTATGGATCGCCATGTGATTGCCAATATGGGGGCTGAATTGGGTGCCACTACTACTGTTTTTCCATCTGATGAAGAAGTGCGAAAATTTCTGGAGATGGAAGAGCGAGGCGAAGACTGGGTCGAGCTAAAAGCGGATAAGGATGCTTCCTATGATTTAGAGGAAGAAATCAATTTATCGATGTTGGAACCGTTAATCGCCAAGCCCTCCAGTCCTGGAAATGTCGTCCCTGTCCGAGAAGTGGCAGGTGAACCTATTTATCAGGCTTATATCGGATCTTCGGCAAATCCGGGATATCGCGATGTGGCAATCGTAGCGGAAATTTTGAAAGGGAAACAGGTTTCTAACAGTGTATCCCTGGATATTAATCCGGCATCTCGACAACTCTTGTCCGATATGACAAAGTCTGGACTGCTGTTTGAATTGATTCAGGCAGGAGGCAGGCTGCATCAGGCAGGATGTAACGGCTGTATAGGAATGGGGCAAGCGCCGGCAACCGGCAGAAACAGCTTGCGGACAACACCGCGCAACTTTCCGGGTCGTTCAGGTACCAAAGAGGATTCAGTGTTTTTGTGTAGCCCGGAAACAGCAGCTGCATCTGCCTTAACAGGAAAAATCACCGATCCGCGTGACCTGGATATGGAGTATCCGAAGGTTGAGCTTCCCGATAAGCCGACCATTAATAATGAATTGTTGGAGGAACCACTCCCTTTGGAGGAAGCAAGAAAAACGGAGCTTGTTAAAGGGCCGAATATATCGAAAATCCCTGAATTTGAAGCATTGCCAGATGAAATGGAATTACCTGTTTTATTCAAAGTTGGAGATGATATCTCGACAGATGAAATTTTAGCAGGCGGTGGGCGTGTCCTTCCTTATCGCAGTAATTTGGAGGAAATCAGTAAGTTTACTTTCGAAATTTTGGACGGAACTTATTATGAGCGGGCGATGGAAACGAGAGACGCCGGCGGTCATGTGATAATCGGCGGTAGTAACTATGGACAAGGCTCCAGCCGTGAACATGCTGCTCTCGCACCGCGTTATCTGGGGCTTCGCTTTGTTATCGTGAAGGATTATGCGAGAATTCACTGGCAAAATCTCGTCAACTTTGGCGTGTTGCCGTTAGAGTTTGTTCATGATGAGGATTATGACATGCTTGAACAGGGAGATGTACTGCGGGTGAAAAACCTGCATCGAACATTGCCGGCTACAAATGCATTGGAAGTTGAAGTGAAAGGGAAAGGACCGATAGAAGCTAAACACTCGCTTTCTAAACGTCAAATCGATGTCATGCTTCACGGAGGTTTGATTAACTGGGTCAAACAAGGTAAAGCCAAAAATAGTTAG
- a CDS encoding NUDIX hydrolase, producing the protein MEPKWLTWAKEIQALAQAGLAYSQDIYDQERFQRLREISNEIVSSHTDIPFVKLTDLFTNETGYQTPKVDIRAVVLEKGELLLVQEKSDGKWALPGGWGDVGLSPGEVAAKETLEEAGLKVKPVRMLAVYDTIQHDHPPMPYHVYKFFVQCELQDGKPTGGVETSHAAFFAENQLPPLSISRNTQKQIFQLFQDATDPNAPCRFD; encoded by the coding sequence ATGGAACCGAAATGGCTGACCTGGGCGAAAGAAATCCAGGCATTGGCACAAGCAGGTCTTGCTTATTCACAAGATATATATGATCAAGAGCGTTTTCAGCGCCTTCGGGAAATCAGTAATGAAATTGTCTCCAGCCATACAGACATCCCCTTTGTTAAATTGACAGACTTGTTTACAAATGAAACCGGCTATCAAACGCCTAAAGTGGATATAAGAGCTGTTGTACTGGAAAAAGGGGAACTTCTACTGGTTCAGGAAAAATCCGATGGGAAATGGGCACTGCCCGGCGGATGGGGAGATGTGGGGCTATCCCCAGGTGAAGTTGCTGCCAAGGAAACATTGGAAGAGGCGGGATTAAAAGTAAAACCAGTCCGAATGCTTGCCGTTTATGATACCATCCAGCACGATCACCCGCCGATGCCGTATCACGTCTATAAATTTTTTGTTCAATGCGAACTGCAGGATGGCAAACCGACGGGCGGAGTGGAAACAAGCCATGCCGCTTTTTTTGCTGAGAACCAGTTGCCACCCTTGTCAATCAGTCGGAATACGCAAAAACAAATTTTCCAATTGTTCCAGGATGCTACAGACCCGAATGCACCCTGCCGATTCGATTGA
- a CDS encoding YjcZ family sporulation protein, with the protein MSGGAGYGYGSGFALIVVLFILLIIVGSSWFGGGGGYGYGGY; encoded by the coding sequence ATGAGTGGAGGAGCAGGTTACGGATATGGTTCCGGTTTTGCGTTGATTGTTGTCTTGTTCATCTTGCTTATTATTGTCGGGTCATCATGGTTTGGTGGTGGCGGTGGCTACGGCTACGGCGGATACTAA
- a CDS encoding GNAT family N-acetyltransferase, whose protein sequence is MEIHRLGHDHAAEYWKLRLDALRENPEAFLTTYQAALAKENPVDSTAKRLEAVSNYTYGAYMEKQLVGVVTMLRKEQEKVAHKADILAMYVTASARGNGVGYELLKRAKRDAAEIGIEQLGLSVVADNLAAQHLYKKAGFTCYGIEKNAIKQEKKYVDEIHMVCFLFNEENK, encoded by the coding sequence TTGGAAATACACAGACTTGGCCATGACCATGCAGCTGAATACTGGAAGTTGAGACTGGATGCTTTGCGGGAAAATCCAGAGGCATTTCTCACTACATATCAAGCTGCGTTAGCAAAAGAGAACCCGGTTGACTCGACAGCCAAAAGACTCGAGGCTGTTTCTAATTATACATACGGTGCATACATGGAGAAACAACTTGTCGGTGTTGTCACCATGTTACGAAAAGAACAGGAAAAAGTGGCTCATAAGGCAGACATTCTGGCTATGTATGTGACTGCATCTGCCAGAGGAAACGGAGTAGGATATGAACTGTTAAAGAGAGCAAAACGAGATGCAGCGGAAATCGGCATAGAACAACTTGGACTTAGCGTAGTAGCTGATAATCTTGCAGCTCAGCATTTGTATAAAAAAGCGGGGTTTACCTGTTACGGAATAGAAAAAAATGCGATCAAACAAGAAAAAAAATATGTAGATGAAATACACATGGTCTGTTTTCTTTTCAACGAAGAAAACAAGTAA
- the map gene encoding type I methionyl aminopeptidase encodes MITRKSNREIEKMQEAGKLLASTHKEIAKRMKPGVTTMEIEKFVEDYLAKHGATAEQKGYNGYQFATCASINDEICHGFPRDEALKDGDIVTIDMVVNLNGGLADSAWTYAVGDVDEKGKRLMEVTEKSLYKGIEKAQAGSRIGDIGHAIQTYAEAEGFSVVRDFTGHGIGPTIHEDPHIPHFGLAGKGPRLKEGMVITIEPMLNEGTWHSQMDSNNWTARTTDQGRSAQYEHTVVITKEGPRILTSQDDI; translated from the coding sequence ATGATTACACGTAAAAGCAATCGAGAAATTGAAAAGATGCAGGAGGCTGGCAAGCTGCTTGCATCCACCCATAAAGAAATAGCAAAAAGAATGAAACCGGGTGTTACCACCATGGAAATTGAGAAATTCGTCGAGGATTATCTTGCCAAGCATGGAGCAACAGCCGAGCAGAAGGGTTATAATGGTTACCAATTTGCTACTTGCGCCTCAATCAACGATGAAATTTGCCATGGGTTCCCTCGAGATGAAGCACTGAAAGACGGCGATATCGTCACCATCGATATGGTAGTCAACTTAAATGGAGGGCTTGCTGATTCTGCCTGGACATATGCAGTCGGCGATGTCGACGAGAAAGGGAAACGGTTGATGGAAGTCACCGAAAAGTCCCTTTACAAAGGAATAGAAAAGGCACAGGCTGGAAGCCGAATAGGAGATATTGGCCACGCTATTCAAACATATGCGGAAGCAGAAGGTTTTTCTGTTGTACGTGATTTTACGGGGCATGGCATCGGACCAACCATTCATGAGGATCCTCATATTCCCCATTTTGGTTTGGCAGGAAAAGGTCCGCGTTTAAAAGAAGGCATGGTTATCACAATCGAACCAATGTTGAATGAAGGCACTTGGCACAGTCAAATGGACAGTAACAATTGGACAGCACGGACAACTGACCAGGGAAGATCTGCCCAGTATGAACATACAGTAGTGATTACCAAGGAAGGCCCGAGAATTTTGACCAGTCAGGATGACATCTAA
- a CDS encoding cobalamin-binding protein produces MRVISICPSNTELLDYLGKVDTLIAVDDFSDYPERVKQLPKVGPDLSIDVDKIAAMGPDLVLASLSVPGMEKNIEALDKRGVPYIILNPNSLEEIAKDLETTGAAIGEEALGKQKALQFKNETASFRLAMASSYRPSLYWEWWPKPVFTPGRENWLTEISELAGARNIFDSEAEASVQTNWEEVRSRNPDHICLVWVGIQEQKMRPELIKKRPGWNELDAVRQNRIHVLPESLFCRPSPRLLFGLEKLNKILVKEQSL; encoded by the coding sequence GTGCGGGTTATCTCTATTTGTCCGAGCAATACCGAGCTGCTTGATTATTTAGGGAAGGTGGATACGTTGATCGCGGTCGATGACTTCTCTGATTATCCTGAACGTGTCAAACAGTTGCCCAAAGTCGGTCCTGACTTATCAATCGATGTTGACAAAATTGCCGCGATGGGGCCCGATTTGGTTTTGGCTTCACTTAGTGTACCAGGCATGGAAAAAAATATTGAAGCGTTGGATAAACGGGGGGTTCCTTACATTATCTTGAATCCGAATTCTTTAGAAGAAATCGCCAAGGATTTGGAGACAACAGGTGCAGCAATTGGAGAAGAAGCTCTGGGCAAACAAAAAGCGTTGCAGTTCAAAAATGAAACCGCTTCCTTCCGGTTGGCAATGGCTTCTTCCTATAGGCCATCCCTTTATTGGGAATGGTGGCCGAAGCCAGTATTCACACCGGGAAGAGAAAATTGGCTCACGGAAATCAGCGAGCTGGCCGGCGCCCGGAATATTTTTGATTCGGAAGCAGAGGCAAGTGTACAAACGAACTGGGAAGAAGTAAGAAGCAGAAACCCAGACCATATTTGTCTGGTCTGGGTTGGCATTCAGGAACAAAAGATGCGTCCGGAATTAATCAAAAAACGTCCTGGGTGGAACGAGCTGGACGCTGTCCGGCAAAACCGGATTCATGTATTACCCGAGTCGCTGTTCTGCAGGCCATCGCCACGACTGCTGTTCGGTCTTGAAAAGCTGAACAAAATACTGGTGAAAGAACAAAGCCTTTAA